In Sphingobium sp. TKS, the following proteins share a genomic window:
- a CDS encoding histidine phosphatase family protein, which translates to MRAIFIRHGESTGNAGVPCHDLATIELTERGKGQAQHVAASWDEAPSLIVTSPYTRTRQTAAPTIARFPGAPVEVWPIEEFTYLQPARWNGTRSVERMPHLERYWSEADPDYCDGEGAESFATLLRRCEAALARLAAMPPASLVYVFGHGQFIQAARAIVADAHLDERAKMRAFWRKGEPPAISNAQRLGFHWQDGRWECAPPIAA; encoded by the coding sequence GCGCGCGATCTTCATCCGTCACGGCGAATCCACTGGCAACGCCGGCGTGCCCTGTCACGATCTGGCGACGATCGAGCTGACGGAGCGCGGCAAGGGACAGGCGCAGCATGTCGCGGCGAGCTGGGACGAAGCGCCGTCGCTCATTGTCACGTCGCCCTATACCCGCACCCGGCAGACGGCCGCGCCGACGATCGCGCGCTTTCCCGGCGCGCCGGTCGAAGTGTGGCCGATAGAAGAGTTCACCTATCTGCAACCGGCGCGCTGGAACGGCACGCGCAGCGTCGAACGGATGCCGCACCTCGAACGCTATTGGAGCGAGGCCGATCCGGACTATTGCGACGGGGAGGGGGCGGAGAGCTTCGCCACCCTGCTCCGGCGCTGCGAGGCGGCGCTTGCCCGCCTCGCCGCCATGCCGCCCGCCTCGCTGGTCTATGTGTTCGGGCATGGACAGTTCATCCAGGCCGCGCGCGCGATCGTCGCCGACGCTCATCTGGACGAACGGGCCAAGATGCGCGCGTTCTGGCGCAAGGGTGAGCCGCCCGCGATCAGCAACGCGCAGCGGCTAGGGTTCCACTGGCAGGATGGCCGCTGGGAATGTGCGCCGCCGATCGCCGCCTAA
- a CDS encoding CopG family transcriptional regulator gives MIENEDEAFADNYAERDQAKALRAQARAGGLRFEAYLPPDMADWLLAQVERGHFVDPSEAVFAIVKNFIDMEPHRDLRDELLRRILDESVARGLEDVKAGRVHDAAEVFDELRRELAKPRPEPARWQKIAR, from the coding sequence ATGATCGAAAATGAGGACGAGGCTTTTGCCGACAACTACGCCGAGCGCGACCAGGCCAAGGCGCTACGCGCGCAAGCGCGCGCGGGCGGGCTGCGTTTCGAGGCGTATCTACCCCCGGATATGGCCGATTGGCTGTTGGCGCAGGTCGAGCGGGGCCATTTCGTTGATCCGTCCGAGGCGGTGTTCGCGATCGTCAAGAACTTCATCGACATGGAGCCGCACCGCGATTTGCGCGACGAGCTGCTACGCCGGATATTGGACGAGTCGGTTGCGCGCGGGCTTGAGGACGTGAAGGCGGGCCGCGTCCACGACGCGGCCGAGGTGTTTGACGAATTGCGCCGGGAGCTGGCGAAGCCCCGCCCCGAGCCGGCCCGCTGGCAGAAGATCGCACGATGA
- a CDS encoding tyrosine-type recombinase/integrase, with protein MNQLAPLPSPALALPALIAAADDATRLRFLEFFAVTIRNPHTRRAYMRAAGDFLAWCEARGVASLEAVQPLHVAAWVEALARELAPPSVKQQLAGVRHLFDWLVTGHIVPVNPAGSVRGPAHSQRRGKTPVLAPDEARRLLDSIDVTTHAGLRDRALIGLMVYSFARIGAALAMRVEDVFMQNRRLWVRLHEKGGKRHEMPCHHNLEDYLTAYIDGCELREDRKGPLFRTIARGTKRLSDTPLPQANAFAMVRRRAAAAEIGTAIGNHSFRATGITTYLKNGGTLETAATMANHSSTRTTQLYDRRPDDVTLDEVERVLI; from the coding sequence ATGAATCAGCTCGCCCCCCTGCCCTCGCCGGCGCTGGCGTTGCCGGCCTTGATCGCGGCGGCCGACGACGCCACGCGGCTGCGCTTCCTTGAGTTCTTCGCCGTCACCATTCGCAACCCGCATACGCGCCGCGCCTATATGCGCGCGGCCGGTGACTTCCTGGCCTGGTGTGAGGCGCGCGGCGTCGCCTCGCTTGAGGCCGTGCAACCGCTCCACGTCGCGGCCTGGGTCGAGGCGCTGGCGCGCGAGCTGGCCCCGCCCAGCGTCAAGCAACAGCTCGCCGGCGTGCGCCACCTGTTCGACTGGCTGGTGACGGGCCATATCGTGCCGGTGAACCCTGCCGGATCGGTGCGCGGGCCGGCGCATAGCCAGCGGCGCGGCAAGACGCCGGTACTGGCCCCGGACGAGGCGCGGCGGTTGCTCGACAGCATCGACGTGACCACCCATGCGGGCCTGCGCGACCGCGCCCTGATCGGGTTGATGGTCTATAGCTTCGCGCGGATCGGCGCGGCGCTGGCGATGCGGGTCGAGGACGTGTTCATGCAGAACAGGCGGCTATGGGTCCGCCTGCATGAGAAAGGCGGCAAGCGCCATGAAATGCCCTGCCACCACAATCTAGAGGATTATCTGACCGCCTATATCGACGGGTGCGAGCTGCGCGAGGACCGCAAAGGGCCGCTGTTCCGCACGATCGCGCGCGGGACCAAGCGGCTAAGCGATACCCCCCTCCCCCAAGCCAATGCGTTCGCGATGGTGCGCCGGCGTGCGGCGGCGGCCGAGATCGGCACGGCGATCGGCAACCACTCGTTCCGCGCGACCGGGATCACCACCTATTTGAAGAACGGCGGCACGTTGGAGACGGCCGCGACGATGGCGAACCACAGCTCGACGCGCACCACCCAGCTCTACGACCGCCGGCCCGATGACGTGACGCTGGACGAGGTGGAGCGGGTGTTGATTTAG
- a CDS encoding EthD domain-containing protein, translating into MHSIKILATIPRRKDISEQQFHDHWRHPHGTLSKKIACLRGYVQSHRIVSPLLPDTQLAYDGITELWYDSLDDALNMGKDPAHRKYNIPDEPLFVDMDGLKFTFFEEDIIRSRPAVDDPDDAAVQWSPTEWSVSVKILQLVKADGNPAWAGDQDKALGDRIGAFRHVRSFAIDAVHKGTSPFIGARELWWPTLSDFERGVAGDRAAFDALLAQAGQHYTMLASAERVI; encoded by the coding sequence ATGCACAGCATCAAGATACTCGCGACGATCCCGCGCCGGAAGGACATTTCGGAACAGCAGTTCCACGATCACTGGCGCCATCCGCACGGCACACTCAGCAAGAAGATCGCGTGCCTGCGCGGCTATGTGCAATCGCACCGGATCGTCTCTCCGCTGCTGCCTGATACACAGCTGGCCTACGACGGCATTACCGAGCTGTGGTATGACAGTCTCGACGATGCGCTCAACATGGGCAAAGATCCCGCGCATCGCAAATACAACATCCCCGACGAACCGCTGTTCGTCGACATGGACGGACTGAAGTTCACCTTCTTCGAGGAGGACATTATCCGCTCGCGACCGGCGGTGGACGATCCCGATGATGCGGCCGTGCAGTGGTCGCCCACCGAATGGTCGGTAAGCGTCAAGATCCTGCAACTGGTCAAGGCGGATGGCAATCCGGCCTGGGCAGGCGATCAGGACAAGGCGCTGGGCGATCGCATCGGCGCGTTTCGGCATGTCCGCTCGTTCGCGATAGACGCGGTGCACAAGGGCACCTCGCCGTTCATCGGCGCGCGCGAACTGTGGTGGCCGACGCTATCCGATTTCGAACGCGGCGTGGCGGGTGATCGCGCGGCGTTCGATGCGCTCCTGGCACAGGCCGGCCAGCATTACACGATGCTGGCATCGGCCGAGCGGGTGATCTGA
- a CDS encoding alpha/beta hydrolase: MSRDNAIVMRYDNPDIPSGRDIVYLHGRGSTEREAGFALPLFGRANVRSYRGPLPQGPGFAWFENAGIGVALPSSLSGETSKVGDWIAADTGRQRPWLCGFSNGAAMAASLLLSNPGAYSGLIMIGGCFAVEDGDLPDNGLLDKPVLFCRGQFDDVIPRHKFEQAEAYLSGPSGARATFIPYEGGHELPLPIKAAVQGWLGAESR, translated from the coding sequence ATGTCTCGAGACAATGCCATCGTCATGCGATACGACAATCCCGACATTCCGTCCGGCCGCGACATCGTATATCTTCACGGCCGCGGCAGCACCGAAAGGGAAGCGGGGTTCGCGCTGCCCCTTTTCGGCCGCGCGAATGTTCGCTCCTATCGCGGGCCGCTTCCCCAGGGGCCGGGGTTCGCCTGGTTCGAAAATGCCGGGATCGGCGTCGCCCTGCCCTCCAGCCTGTCGGGCGAAACGTCGAAGGTCGGCGACTGGATCGCCGCAGATACCGGCCGCCAACGGCCCTGGCTATGCGGTTTCAGCAACGGCGCCGCGATGGCCGCCAGTCTTCTGCTCAGCAATCCGGGGGCCTATAGCGGCCTCATCATGATCGGCGGCTGCTTCGCGGTGGAGGACGGCGACCTGCCGGACAACGGCCTGCTCGACAAGCCGGTCCTCTTCTGCCGGGGCCAATTCGACGATGTGATCCCGCGCCACAAGTTCGAGCAGGCGGAAGCCTATCTCTCCGGCCCCAGCGGCGCGCGGGCGACTTTCATCCCTTATGAAGGCGGGCATGAACTGCCGTTGCCGATCAAGGCGGCGGTGCAGGGCTGGCTCGGCGCGGAAAGCCGCTGA
- a CDS encoding IS6-like element IS6100 family transposase, giving the protein MTDFKWRHFQGDVILWAVRWYCRYPISYRDLEEMLAERGISVDHTTIYRWVQCYAPEMEKRLRWFWRRGFDPSWRLDETYVKVRGKWTYLYRAVDKRGDTIDFYLSPTRSAKAAKRFLGKALRGLKHWEKPATLNTDKAPSYGAAITELKREGKLDRETAHRQVKYLNNVIEADHGKLKILIKPVRGFKSIPTAYATIKGFEVMRALRKGQARPWCLQPGIRGEVRLVERAFGIGPSALTEAMGMLNHHFAAAA; this is encoded by the coding sequence ATGACGGATTTCAAGTGGCGCCATTTCCAGGGTGATGTGATCCTGTGGGCGGTGCGCTGGTATTGTCGCTATCCGATCAGCTATCGCGACCTTGAGGAAATGCTGGCGGAACGCGGCATTTCGGTCGACCATACGACGATCTATCGCTGGGTCCAGTGCTACGCCCCGGAGATGGAGAAGCGGCTGCGCTGGTTCTGGCGGCGTGGCTTTGATCCGAGCTGGCGCCTGGATGAAACCTACGTCAAGGTGCGGGGCAAGTGGACCTACCTGTACCGGGCAGTCGACAAGCGGGGCGACACGATCGATTTCTACCTGTCGCCGACCCGCAGCGCCAAGGCAGCGAAGCGGTTCCTGGGCAAGGCCCTGCGAGGCCTGAAGCACTGGGAAAAGCCTGCCACGCTCAATACCGACAAAGCGCCGAGCTATGGTGCAGCGATCACCGAATTGAAGCGCGAAGGAAAGCTGGACCGGGAGACGGCCCACCGGCAGGTGAAGTATCTCAATAACGTGATCGAGGCCGATCACGGAAAGCTCAAGATACTGATCAAGCCGGTGCGCGGTTTCAAATCGATCCCCACGGCCTATGCCACGATCAAGGGATTCGAAGTCATGCGAGCCCTGCGCAAAGGACAGGCTCGCCCCTGGTGCCTGCAGCCCGGCATCAGGGGCGAGGTGCGCCTTGTGGAGAGAGCTTTTGGCATTGGGCCCTCGGCGCTGACGGAGGCCATGGGCATGCTCAACCACCATTTCGCAGCAGCCGCCTGA